The nucleotide sequence TTAAGGTCGTTGTCACCATTTCAGCCCACTTTTCATAGGATGAAGGCGGTGTTACATTTCCCTTCCAATAAAATACAGTTTGTTCACCACTCTTCAATTTTTCCGGCATGAAACCTAATTCAAGAAAAGGGCGTATACCATTTTCCAAATAAGTATCGATAACCCGGTCAAGATAAGTGAAATTATAAAAAGCAGTTGTTTTATCATCCATGGTAATTTCCCGATATATCCCCATATCATCACAAAATAATCCATGACCTCGAATATAACGGAAATGTACAGCCTCCTGAACTACTTTTAAATGTTCGGTATATTCCTTTTGAAGTGCCAAGCCCATTCGGCCTGTACCCACACAAAAGGTTGCATTATTTTTAAAGGGTTTGCCTGAAACCGGTACTTCTATCTTCTTTATCATATAAAAACCTCCATGATTGGTACTTTTTAATCAATATATCAACGAAACAAGATGCAATTTCCTGATTCCCTATAATATCTTATGCGTTCCTCTATAGGCTTCCGTCCACACTTTAGTTTTATACCAAGACAATCTATACATAAAAATTCTTTAGCATTTCTTGAAATAAGCTTCATATAAATAGCAATGTCATCACCTTTCAGTGCTGCTCCGCATTCTTTGCAAGTTTTATTGTTCCCCATTTACTTCACCAGTTTTGCCCGCACTACTACACAATCATGAGCCGGTACTACAGGAGCAAACCTTTCTTTAAAGACTCCTAGTTCTTTATGTTCCCAGCAGTCATACATGGACAGTGAACATCCTGAAGCATAGGGAATTCCCATATCCCAAAACTGTAACGAAAGCTCTCTTTGGGTGTCGCTCAAATTGAAAAAGCCTATAGCAAGATCTCCATTACTTAATACTTTTACCAACATAAAAACTTCATCTGAATGAAACCACTGTGGCTCAGGTTTAATGCGGTAAGCACCACGGCATTCTATGTCCTGATTGATGGCAATTATGTCACGGTTCATCAAAATATCCTTTGTTACTTGGTTAGCATTTCTGATATCACAGCCAATCATGAGAGGAGACCCCATAAGACTCCACAATGAAAAATGTGTTTTATACTCATTATCACTGCAGCCACCAATTTTACTGCTAATCCAACCGTTATTACTACCACCATACATGCCAACAACCAGCATGTCCATATCATTATGACAATATGATCCTGTATAACATTCTTTATCAAGCTGCGATATAGCGATATTCTTAATAGAATCCCAATTATCCTGTATGTCACCTGTGGATCGATACATATGGGCACCTGATGACCGAATCCACTTATTTACATTATCTTCTCCCCAATTGCAGGCAGAAAATAGGATGTCTCTACCACAGTTTTTTAGTGCCAGACTCATTCTTTTATATAGTAACTCTCCTGACATTTGTCTAGGCTTAAAACAGTAATCGTACTTTAAATAATCTATACCCCATTCTGCAAATAACTCCGCATCCTGAAATTCGTGTTCAAAGCTTCCAGGAAATCCAGCACAGGTATGGGTTCCAACACAGGAATACATCCCAAATTTCAGACCCTTGTCATGAATATAATCAGCAAGTGCTTTCATTCCGCTTGGAAACTTTTCCGGGTCTGCTACAAGTCTCCCGTCCTTGTCTCTCTCCTTTAAGCTCCAGCAGTCATCTATGACAATATACTCGTAACCTGCATCTTTATATCCATCAGAAATGAATACATCCGCAACGTCACGAATCAGCTGTTCATTTATGTCCCATGTGAATGTGTTCCACGAATTCCATCCCATGGGAGGCATTGCACCTAAATGATATCTTCCCATTTCTAGTTACCTCTCTTACTGTTTTTATTTTTTATTGAAATAGAATGCTTCTATCATAATCTGTACTTACTCCAAAGTAAATGAAGCCAGACTGGCACTTCCACTACCTGTATAGGTAAAATACAACGCTTGTATACCATCAGGAATATCTATATCCTCAGAATATTCCTTCCATATATTCGAAAACTCAACGGTTATCTTTCCCAGCGCAGGTCCATTCCAAGATGTTTTTACCTCAAAGTCACCACGGCAGTATCCTCGAACCTTGATTTTCACTTTTTTGATGCCTTTGCAATCAAAATATTTAAATCCAGCTGTAGCGGTAGCCTTCATATTAGCTATATATCCAAGCTCTTCATCTCCGTCTCTCCCATCTTGAGTTATCTTAGGAAACTGGCTATCCATCCAGGCTCCGGTGCAGTCTGTATAAATGGATTCATCCTTACAGAATAGGTTACATGCCAGATAAGCCGGATATTCTCCCCGTCCTATAAGAGGGCCTCCGTTTGGTCCGCAGGATGTCATCTCTACCTGAGGTATCCTGCCATCATCTAAAATTTTAATTTCCTCTATACAGCCCTGTCTGCTGAAATTCGTTCCATTGGTATGTCTATGATAAAAAATATACCATTTTCCATTAATCTCAATAATGCTGCCGTGGTTATTACCGCCATAATACATAGGTTTTTCTGCCGGTTTGTAAGAATCAATATGAAGATCGTTATTGCTTACGATTACTCCCCGGTATACAAAACCCTTTGTTGGGTATTTGCTTGTAGCATAGCATAGTTCATGCATAACAACGGATGAATAGATAAAGTAATAGGTATCGCCTTTCTTTCTTATGGAAGGAGCCTCAAAGAACTCATGTCCTTCATATCCACTGCCTTT is from Clostridium thermarum and encodes:
- a CDS encoding glycoside hydrolase family 27 protein, with protein sequence MGRYHLGAMPPMGWNSWNTFTWDINEQLIRDVADVFISDGYKDAGYEYIVIDDCWSLKERDKDGRLVADPEKFPSGMKALADYIHDKGLKFGMYSCVGTHTCAGFPGSFEHEFQDAELFAEWGIDYLKYDYCFKPRQMSGELLYKRMSLALKNCGRDILFSACNWGEDNVNKWIRSSGAHMYRSTGDIQDNWDSIKNIAISQLDKECYTGSYCHNDMDMLVVGMYGGSNNGWISSKIGGCSDNEYKTHFSLWSLMGSPLMIGCDIRNANQVTKDILMNRDIIAINQDIECRGAYRIKPEPQWFHSDEVFMLVKVLSNGDLAIGFFNLSDTQRELSLQFWDMGIPYASGCSLSMYDCWEHKELGVFKERFAPVVPAHDCVVVRAKLVK
- a CDS encoding family 43 glycosylhydrolase, whose translation is MKKQGFNPYLPSWEYIPDGEPYVFGDRVYVYGSHDRFNGHAYCLNDYVCWSAPVDNLGDWRYEGVIYKKTDDPLNPDGSMCLYAPDVTVGPDGRYYLYYVLDKVSVVSVAVCDTPAGKYEFYGYVHYPDGTRLGEREGDEPQFDPGVLTEGDITYLYTGFCPIGDKSRSGAMATVLGPDMLTIREETVFVAPSEPYSKGSGYEGHEFFEAPSIRKKGDTYYFIYSSVVMHELCYATSKYPTKGFVYRGVIVSNNDLHIDSYKPAEKPMYYGGNNHGSIIEINGKWYIFYHRHTNGTNFSRQGCIEEIKILDDGRIPQVEMTSCGPNGGPLIGRGEYPAYLACNLFCKDESIYTDCTGAWMDSQFPKITQDGRDGDEELGYIANMKATATAGFKYFDCKGIKKVKIKVRGYCRGDFEVKTSWNGPALGKITVEFSNIWKEYSEDIDIPDGIQALYFTYTGSGSASLASFTLE